A portion of the Manihot esculenta cultivar AM560-2 chromosome 2, M.esculenta_v8, whole genome shotgun sequence genome contains these proteins:
- the LOC110609686 gene encoding peroxidase 12, whose amino-acid sequence MARIFSLLLISCILVASCFAAIEAQKRPPIVNGLSWNFYKTSCPKVESIIKNELKKVFKKDIGQAAGVLRIQFHDCFVQGCDGSVLLDGSAGGPSEKSELPNLTLRKEAFKIINDLRDAVHKQCGRVVSCSDIVAIAARDSVVLTGGPDYDVPLGRRDGVVFAQVNQTFIDLVGPDANTTTILTKLARKNLDATDAVALSGAHTIGIGHCTSFTDRLYPTQDPTLDKTFANNLKRTCPKVDTTNTTFLDLRSPNKFDNKYFVDLMNRQGLFTSDQDLYEDRRTRGIVTSFAVNESLFFEKFVLSMIKMGQLNVLTGKQGEIRANCSARNSNKEYLASVAEEENMGSSAEMR is encoded by the exons ATGGCTAGAATCTTTTCTCTCCTTTTGATCTCTTGTATTTTGGTTGCTTCTTGCTTTGCTGCCATTGAAGCACAAAAGAGACCTCCTATAGTGAATGGTCTCTCATGGAATTTCTACAAAACTAGTTGCCCTAAAGTTGAATCCATCATAAAAAATGAACTCAAGAAAGTTTTCAAGAAGGATATTGGTCAAGCTGCTGGCGTTCTTCGTATACAGTTCCACGACTGCTTCGTTCAG GGATGCGATGGCTCGGTGCTGCTTGATGGATCAGCAGGCGGACCAAGCGAGAAATCTGAACTTCCGAACTTGACTTTGAGAAAAGAGGCATTTAAAATCATCAACGACCTCCGCGATGCTGTCCACAAGCAGTGTGGCCGTGTCGTTTCTTGCTCTGACATCGTCGCCATCGCCGCCCGTGACTCCGTTGTCTTG ACCGGCGGTCCTGACTACGATGTCCCCTTAGGAAGGCGAGACGGTGTCGTATTTGCTCAAGTAAACCAAACTTTTATCGACCTGGTAGGACCTGATGCTAACACTACTACCATCCTCACCAAGCTTGCCCGGAAAAATCTTGACGCCACCGATGCGGTGGCCCTCTCAGGCGCCCACACCATCGGCATTGGCCACTGCACATCTTTCACTGACCGTCTTTATCCAACCCAAGATCCTACCTTGGACAAAACATTTGCCAACAATCTCAAGCGAACTTGTCCAAAAGTAGACACCACCAACACAACTTTCTTGGATCTTAGGTCTCCTAACAAATTTGACAATAAATACTTCGTTGATCTCATGAACCGTCAAGGTCTTTTTACCTCGGACCAAGATTTGTACGAGGATAGGAGAACAAGGGGCATTGTCACTAGCTTTGCTGTTAATGAATCATTGTTCTTTGAGAAATTTGTGCTTTCCATGATCAAGATGGGGCAACTGAACGTGTTGACAGGGAAACAAGGAGAAATTCGTGCCAATTGCTCTGCTAGGAATTCTAACAAAGAGTATTTGGCGTCCGTCGCAGAAGAGGAGAACATGGGATCATCTGctgaaatgagataa
- the LOC110608199 gene encoding probable serine/threonine-protein kinase At1g54610, translating to MGCAQGKLSTNSPSTGLEKLKMENGYMGKNEYAGHRRSTGQRLSGRLNNTDPPPKNYTGGFGSSSSGGGSGGDKKLSDRSRDKEDIDGKSRKDSQRALLIDGEELVDGWPKWLTDNVPKKVLAGLVPKSAENYDKVDKVGQGTYSNVYKARDRDTGKIVALKKVRFETSEPESVKFMAREIMILQKLDHPNVVKLEGLATSRMQYSLYLVFDFMQSDLASIITNPEGRLTEPQVKCYMHQLLSGLQHCHERGILHRDIKGSNLLVDKSGMLKIADFGLANFYSPQHKRPLTSRVVTLWYRAPELLLGSTDYGVGIDLWSAGCLLAEMFAGRPILPGRTEVEQLHRIFKLCGTPSEDYWRKLKLSTTFRPPKSYKPSLFEAFGEFPESSLGLLSTLLALDPAYRGSASSALQNEFFYTSPLACELSGLPVIWREEDDLAEASELRKHKNSKMKRRSRTYREQRRKDLLAERPNEDSNETKQEPKRVQIQEPGSSTSSSSSGTKPPRHRQAESPPLLALPVPSSKQTIMSPRTRGLPPLPAYTAISKKYNNDGMYRLNQVNRSASTREFRKLNQREHFQVYAVEN from the exons ATGGGCTGTGCACAGGGCAAGCTTTCAACAAATTCACCGTCGACAGGTTTAGAGAAGCTGAAAATGGAAAATGGGTACATGGGAAAAAACGAGTATGCTGGTCATCGGAGGTCCACTGGGCAGAGACTATCTGGTAGGCTGAATAATACAGACCCACCGCCCAAGAACTACACTGGTGGCTTTGGTAGTAGTAGCAGCGGAGGAGGCAGCGGAGGAGACAAGAAATTGAGCGACAGAAGCAGAGATAAAGAAGACATTGATGGTAAGAGTAGAAAGGATTCCCAGAGAGCTTTGCTTATTGATGGGGAGGAGCTGGTTGATGGGTGGCCTAAGTGGCTCACTGATAATGTTCCCAAAAAAGTTCTGGCTGGTTTAGTTCCAAAAAGTGCTGAAAATTATGATAAGGTTGATAAG GTAGGTCAGGGAACTTACAGCAATGTGTATAAAGCTCGAGACAGGGACACAGGAAAAATTGTAGCTTTGAAGAAGGTTCGTTTCGAAACATCAGAGCCTGAGAGTGTGAAATTTATGGCTAGAGAGATAATGATTCTACAGAAGTTAGATCATCCCAATGTGGTAAAGCTTGAAGGACTTGCCACATCCAGAATGCAGTACAGTCTTTATCTAGTTTTCGATTTCATGCAGTCAGATTTAGCTTCGATTATCACCAATCCTGAAGGGAGGCTCACTGAACCACAG GTCAAGTGTTATATGCATCAGCTGCTTTCAGGTCTTCAGCACTGCCACGAAAGAGGAATTCTGCACAGAGACATTAAAGGATCTAATTTACTTGTTGATAAAAGTGGGATGCTAAAGATTGCTGATTTTGGGCTTGCAAATTTTTATTCTCCTCAACACAAACGTCCTCTCACAAGCAGAGTTGTGACACTTTGGTATAGAGCTCCTGAGCTGCTGCTGGGTTCCACTGATTATGGAGTCGGTATTGATCTTTGGAGTGCTGGTTGCCTCTTGGCAGAAATGTTTGCTGGCAGGCCTATCTTGCCTGGAAGAACTGAG GTTGAGCAGCTACATAGGATTTTTAAGCTATGTGGCACTCCTTCTGAAGATTATTGGAGAAAGCTAAAGCTGTCTACAACTTTCCGGCCTCCAAAGTCTTACAAACCCAGTCTTTTTGAAGCTTTCGGGGAGTTCCCTGAATCATCTTTGGGTCTATTAAGCACTCTTCTTGCTCTAGATCCTGCATACCGTGGCTCTGCGTCTTCGGCTCTCCAGAATGAA TTCTTTTACACAAGCCCTTTGGCCTGCGAACTATCAGGCCTGCCTGTAATTTGGCGAGAGGAAGATGATCTTGCTGAAGCTAGTGAACTGAGAAA GCATAAGAATTCTAAGATGAAACGAAGGTCTCGAACATATCGTGAGCAGAGAAGAAAAGATCTACTAGCTGAAAGACCAAATGAAGATTCTAATGAGACTAAACAG GAGCCAAAGAGGGTGCAAATCCAGGAGCCTGGCAGCAGTACTAGCAGCAGCTCATCTGGAACAAAGCCGCCTCGCCATCGCCAAGCAGAAAGCCCACCATTGTTGGCCTTACCAGTTCCATCTTCTAAGCAAACAATAATGTCGCCGAGAACCAGAGGGCTGCCTCCATTACCTGCCTACACAGCCATCAGCAAGAAGTACAATAATGATGGCATGTACAGATTAAATCAGGTGAATAGGTCTGCTTCTACAAGAGAATTCAGAAAATTAAATCAAAGGGAACATTTCCAAGTCTATGCAGTAGAGAACTAG
- the LOC110608221 gene encoding light-harvesting complex-like protein OHP2, chloroplastic yields the protein MSVASSIPCIRIPNSSSSCSSPPCSSSSTTSTSSCFRFSTATKPYSFTIRSSQAEGPIRRPVAPPLREPSPPAPSPPLKPVPPSPPSSPVAPPPKPVAQVAVGDKNVITLEFQRQKAKELQDYFKQKKLEETDQGPFFGFLGKNEIANGRWAMFGFAVGMLTEYATGSDFVDQVKILLSNFGIVDLE from the exons ATGTCAGTGGCATCCTCAATACCTTGCATCAGAATCCCAAACTCATCATCGTCTTGCTCATCTCCTCCGTgttcatcttcatcaacaacctcCACCTCCTCTTGTTTTAGATTTTCGACAGCAACAAAGCCTTATTCTTTCACCATCAGGAGCTCTCAAGCTGAAGGACCTATAAGGAGACCTGTTGCTCCTCCTCTTAGAGAACCCTCTCCACCAGCTCCTTCACCTCCTTTGAAGCCTGTCCCTCCTTCTCCACCATCTTCTCCGGTTGCTCCACCACCTAAGCCGGTTGCTCAGGTGGCTGTGGGGGACAAGAATGTTATCACTTTAGAGTTTCAGAGGCAAAAGGCTAAGGAGCTTCAGGATTATTTTAAGCAAAAGAAGCTTGAGGAGACTGATCAAGGCCCTTTCTTTGGGTTCCTTGGCAAGAATGAGATTGCCAATGGAAG ATGGGCAATGTTTGGTTTTGCTGTTGGGATGCTAACAGAGTACGCTACAGGCTCAGACTTTGTTGATCAAGTAAAGATTCTTCTCTCCAATTTCGGGATAGTTGATCTAGAATGA